GCGGCAGAGTATTGGGggaccagcagggtggcaaaacgCCCTCCTCCATCGCCATCGGAGCAGCTCTTTCAGACCAGCCTGGCTTTTTCAAGCCTTCAAGCAGCGCCTCTCCTCCCACTCCTTGCcaaacttgcaagaagcacaaggagagaagaagaggcggttggcaaccttccctccttccgGCCCCCACCCTGGGcatttttcaaagcttgcaatgtCAGGTTTGAAAGACAGCTGGCCCCCAGCCGGTGGGGCATGGGCCAATCCAGCATTTGGTGCATCACCCCAGGTACCATTACACCTTCAGCCACCCTGAGTGTAGCCCTTCACTTAAGCTGTCaggcttgggttcaaatccctgctcagccagcaTTGtggctctgtgcatgtgcagagtgcatttcttcctttctctctctttcttaaacacacacacttcttcttTGTCTGGCAGCATATCTATTTGTTTCACTTCTCATCGGAGACGGATCTAAGTAACGGCTAGACTGTAGATTCCCCCCCCAAATGGGGCACAGCTGTTTTTGTTCGTCCCAGTCATTCGAGAAGCAAACTGAAATCTGTGCGCTCCTAACAGTCCTGTGCATTGAAAGCacagtcctgtgcatgtttactcagaatccGGTCCCCTTGAGCTCAagaaggcttactcccaagtaaagaTGCACAGGACCGCGGCCAGGCTGCGTATAAAGCCTCTTGCTCTCTATCTCAGGATAGGGTTGCCAATCCTCCAGGGTTGGTGTGGAGTTTCCAGGAATCGGAACCCATCTCCAGGTGACTCATGAAAGCAAGCCAGGAGATTGTAATGGcttcatattctgggaaatattgAGGGCGGGCAGCAGTGGGAAGGGAGGCATAGGAGTGGCTTCAGTCAGAGTAGGAAACGCTGATGCAAGGAATCGCTTCCCAGGAATCGCTTGAGTTTTTCCTAATCACGTTGTATTCGTTTTATGGCTACTGGGCCAGAATAAATGTTGAATTTATTTTTTTGtctattatatttgtacattgccccaaacttccgtctctgggaggtttacggcaacataaaaccaattagaaattaaaaccttaaaacaatttaaaaccaaaagcttgggtgaataaatgtgtctttagagactttagaaaagttgtcagagatggggaggctcttatttcagcggtggggggggggcacgtgttccaaagcctcagggcagcaacagagaaggcccgtccctgcgtagccaccggaggagctggtggcaactgcagatgagcctCTCTGGGTGATCTCAAAGGACGGTGGGGACtctagtgaagaagacgttctcaaATATTGAATGTAATAAGCATATGACCCTACTGGGGCCATTGTGGATTTTATAGGAATAGATTCTGTGTTGTGAGAATGGGCCACCCCATGTATCTGAGGCTGAGGGAACAAGCTAACTAACTGAGAAAATTGGAATCTCTCTGCCAGCTCTCATTTTGAGgacatttgaggctggaggccaTTTCAGAAGAGGCTTTGTTAACTTGCTGAATGCTCATTTCATCAGCTTCCCCTTGCTGCCACCTGGTGGTTGCGCTTGAGCATGGCAGGGGTGGTCAGGATTCTGCACGGGTCCATGGGGAGGCCACTGAGAGGCATAGCGGTCGTGTCCTTGAGGCCCTCTCCTGGACAGAACGTAGAACTCCACACACGTcctagggacagaggaagctagctgctgtctaccgagtcagacccttggtctgcctCAGTAATTGTCtgcacgggctggcagcagctctccaaggtttcaggcagaggtctttcccagccctccctggagacgctgccagggatcaaacccaGGACATTCCGTAGGAGCTCCACTtggctacagcctcatccccaagTCTAAATCAATGGAGAGAGTGTAATGAAGGcaacccgcccccctccccataaTACTATTCAAACTCAGAGTCATAATGATTTGTGGTAGATTCTAGAGAGACCAAATAATGTGCTTCACAAAAAAATGTGTGATTGGTTTGTGGAACTCAGGGCCACAGGATGTGGGGCTGGCCAGTAGCTTAGATGGGTTCCGAGTGAcgttagacaaatccatggaggagaaGAGGGCTAAAGAGACCACAGACAAGGGAGGATAAAGGAGGAAGTCATAGAACATGCAGCAGATGTGTGGACCACAAGAACTTGCTGAGGGAAAGGATTCAGACAAATGCATGGTCTATCCAGCCCTCCAACTGTGGTTGAACGACTAATCCCATCaacccctgactactggccactgcgtTTGGCgatggtgggagctgtaatccagaaGGCTGGGGGGCCAATGTTGGGTAGCCCTAATCCAGCACTATCAGCCCTGatagctaaatagaacctccatggacTGATATGGTCTACCTCTGAGGATGAGCAGAACAGACACACATTCGCCCCCTGCCTTCCAGCTTCCCAGGGGCAGAAACAGAATGCTAACTAGGTGGGCTTTGGGTGTGATCCAGAAAGACCCTTTGCACGTTCTTACGGCAACAAGGGCAGGATGCTGGCTCAGAAAGAATCACGGCAAAGAGAGATGCATGCATGGCGACATTCCGAACGGACTCCAGACTTTATTGCAACACTTCATTGAATTCACAGTTGGGCCGTCGCAGCATCCCGACGTGTTTACCCCAAACCTGAACGCAACTATCAGCAAGGGAAAGGAGATGGACTGAGATGAAAAGACCATCGTGACTTCAGTTGATTGAATAAACACAGCAGCACTTCAAATAGTTCTTCCTAAAATGCCttggagaattaaaaaaaaagtcttcatCTGGCACAGAAAAGGCAGCAACACAAGTGTAGGCTCAGAGGTCGGAATGTGATGAAGGAAAACCGGAAGTGTGCTGAGACTAGGCTGTCTACTTCTCGTTCGCTATCCGGCATTCCAAGAGTCCATGAACAATTTCGCCCAGCAAGTTCCAGTATTCCTCGAAGCTAATCTTCCCATCACTGTCCTTATCCAGATCACGGgtcagtctggcagcagcttccttgtTCTCAGTATCCTGTGCGTGAGAAGAGGACATAGAAGGGGTGAAGCCAGTGAAAGGCAGGGATGGAGCCCATCAAGAGTAGGGGTGCACAAGCTTATGGTGTCACCCTCCTTGTTTAGATAGATATATTCATCAAAAGAAGGTTTCATTGCAACTGTGGGATATGAATCTGTAAAAAGCGGGGACATCATTTTTTTCCAGAGTAGGGTTTTCTTAATGGTTGGTTTCCAAGTTAGCCTCAGTGTGCAATAGTCACCACTCCAGAGTATGAAGCACCTTGCTATTTCACACTGGCggcattttattgtttattgtagCTCACCCATTGAAGTGCTGGGCGGCATACTGTCGCAAGCCTGTTGCTGATCATTGTTTCCCATCTAAATATGGACACACTCACAGATGCTTTTGTACAGAGTGCACTATTGCACAACCTTGCTGACACACAATTTCACAGGGTGTGCTATTGCATTTGCTTTCTGACATGTCAATGCACAGAGTATACTATTTTACAGGGTAAGCTATTTTACATGCTTGCTAACATGCTATTTCGCAGGGTGTGGTTCCTTTTTGGAGGCTTGCTGGGGTCCATATTTATAGGAGGAGTCAGAAACCCCCTCAGGCAACAAaagccccctgccacacacacagccccaccAGAAAGATCTGCATTGTGAGATTAGCTGCAGTAGGGCAGAGTTAATAAGAAGGAAGATGATGAAAACTCATGAAGcattcctatatatatatatatatatatatatatatatatatatatatattaatattgtaatttggattatgtacaccatctAGTTATAGATCTATAGATatatggtggtatataaatatgataaatgcaTAAAATCAATTGCAAGGTATTTTGTAAAGGATTGCAAAAcacctgataactgggcaaagaggcacctttttaatgtggtgtttctctttatttagcagggggagagcaactggcccaatccacccccagcacagcatccctccagtgactgttgctggtgtctagcttacatttccttttagactatgagccctttggggacagagagccgtcttatttattgatttgttctttctttatgtaaaccgctttggaaaattttgttgagaagcggtatataaatatttgtcattgttgcATTTTGTGATGAGGAAAGGCCCATGATGGGCTCACTGCAGAAGACCGCAGGTGGCTATTGCACAAGCTATTGAACAAGCCTGCCGTCCACCGCCTCCTCCGCCCCACCTGCACAGAGGGGTCAGTGCCTATCAGCTCACTGTCAGCATGTGATTAAGCTCTTGTCTCAGCAGCTTCTGGAAATCCTTCTTCCGGATGGCGCTCCGTCTCTTGCCCCAAAGGTCCTTGCCGGCATACTGGTCGTAGGTGTCTACCAACACCTGGATGGCCGGCTCCAGCTCGGAGAGGTTGCCAGCCATGGCCTCTCCTCCCTTTGCTCCTGCAGGAAGAAAGGAGGTGTGTCACAAACCGGCATCTCTTCCTACGGTGTCTTTTGGCTCACACAAACACGTGAACAGAAGAACACAGTTATGGACCCAAAGTTTTAAGCATCTTTGCCCCACAGAAGTGGAAAGGGTTgagactgtcttgagggagtattcttcaagctgagaaatttcctgctttaaaaaaaaacaaaacccaagtcCTCCTTCTCCCCATGcctgccactgagttccattagtcCCACCCACCTGGATGTCTCTTAACTGCCTCTGAAAGCACGAACATTCCACTCCCTTAAGTTACATTGGGGCATTTGgggatttatttaattttttgcttccttaggttttcttttctttggaaTTATAATGTTTTCAGCTCTTTCGGACATAGATATAAGATGAGGAGAtttctgctggatcagaacaaagaTCCACAAAGTACAACATTCTGCTTTCTTCAGTGGCCAACTATAGAGAGCCCACAAGCACAAACCTTCTCCTGCTGGAAATGGAGAGTCCCTTAGTGAGCAtaaattgcctcctttgctaagcagagctcaccttggtttgcatttggatgggtggctgcatgtgagtgctgactcctgtaaaatattccccttaggggatggggccgtagcacAGTCaaagagcacctgttttgcatgcagaaggtcctgggttcaatccctggcagtatctccaggtagggctgggaaatactcctgcctgaaaccatgaagaagccactgccagtctgtgtaggcaatagtgagctagatggaccaagggtcttccgtataaggcagcctcaTCTGTTGCTATGTTGTGCCTTAGCAACTGATATTtgcaggtatactgcctctgagtgTGGAGGTTCTATGTTACTATCAACTATATATGCTAATAGCAAACTCAAGTGGTTAAGTACCAATCTGACTGCAAAGAAAACGAGGCCACTCAGAAATAAGATTATGGTTTCATTTTCCATGTTCTTGGGGAACTCCTTAGGTACATAGAAGTACCGTATGAAACCAAAGAAAAGATGACTCCTGACTTCAAGACATCCCCCTTAAATAATGCAAGTTAAATATGGGGTTATACCTGTCTTCACCCTAAAGGAATAGGACTCTCCGAATTTAAGAGGACCTCCCTAACGCCTGTttcctaacatcaaagaacttggaaaaaaatcTAGTCTGGGATTTTTTATAAGGTATACACAAGTTATAAGGGAAaagggttctttttcttccaAAGCCCCCAAGGGCCCCGTGAGCTTACTGAACCTAGGACATACAAGGGCTCTTGACACAGCGTGCCAGGGTTTGGGTTtcgtttttttaaaggaacatggAGGACGGACAAGGGGCAAAAATTGGCCTACTCAAGCCACTTATAGTGGGTATGCTGGAGCAATATGATGGATAAAATCAGAGGGGATTCTTCACGCAGGAGGAGAGACACCTTTCCCCCTTCACTGCATCTCAGAATCTACCAGTATCACCCTGTTATATAACAATAAAAGACTCCGGTTCAGGGGGCAAAGTCATGAATGACCTTCCAATACTATATATCAAAAGCAGAAGAAGGCCTCGAGGAGTGGGAGAAAAAAGgggtcctttcccccccttccccttttcaCGGTGTGAGACTGGAATATCACTACTACAAGTTTCCTGTCCTCAGCTGCCTAGAGGCAGACACCAGGACTCTTCTTAGGAGTGTGCGAGGGAGCCCGTTGTGAGTCCCCATTTGCTGTGTCTGTATCCATCGGCAGACCTCTCTATCTACCACCGGACAAAATTCCGCAAAGGCAAATCAGGATGTACACGCATTCCAAAGGAGAAGGCTGGAGAGCCCAAGAGAGTCGAAAGGCAAGCGGAGCAAGAATCTTCCTACCTGGTGTTCCAGCGTGGCCTTGTTTCTTAGCTGTCAGGAAACAAACTTCATCAAAGTTGGAATAATCTTTTTAGCAAAGATGGCTGCAGGTGCTCAGTCCTTCAGGGAATAAAAGTGATTCCGCAGGGAGGAGAGTGCTCTTCTTCTTCCCATAAGTCTCtcggattccccccacccctccgagGGAGAGTTCCGCTCCAATCTCTCCTCTCCCGGAGAAACTGGAGAACTGAGCAAACCCACCTCGTTGGACAGAAAACAGGCAACTTGGGAAGCAGGAGAGGAAACTGCATAGGAAACGGGATTGTTCTGATGTGAAAGGTCAGGCCGGAGACAGACGCAGGAGAACAGCCGGTCTCTCTGTAGCATAAATCCCGGGATTCGCTCCAAATTTTGCTTTGTGTGAAATTTCAACACCAGTCCCAGGCTATGCAGAAATTTCATTTGCAGAAACTAGTAAATTTCGCTTGCTGTACAGCACTCATTGCTGTCCTTAAAGATGCTCTGAAAGTTTCTTCTTGGGCAGATCCCTGAAATACTcaaatgtctgtctgtcttgtctgtctgtctcttcaaAATGTCAGCGGTCTCCAAGTGTGCAATCCTGTTTTCCTTGGCACGCTCATTGTGCCGAGCAAATTGCTAACAGCTGCTGCCCAGCTAATTTTTTTGCTAGGCAGACGGCTGGAAATAATCTAGTTTGCCTGTGTTGGTGTTTCCTAGGTTTGGTAgcgaaatttctccaaagtgacacATGAAAGAGAAGGTCAGGACTGCTCTTGGGAAAGGCTGAAATTTCAAGAGGAATTTCAGGTTGCCTCTCCGGGAGAAACTGAAAAGTGATGAGGAGTTCCTTCCCAGgaggagaattttctcagacagtTCCCCCCTATAAAGAGGGTGCTGTTTTCCGCCTCTGCTGatgctgcttttattgttttattgggtgtctgggttttttaaaaaaacttcctcaatagatttgtatttttaatatttgtatttcaTAGTATTTCATTtaagatttgtatttttaatcaGTTTATATTGTTTAATatcttgtgaaccaccttgagattacttttaataaaaggcagcttaacattcctctgagtaccagttgcaggggcccctgtgcgaaacaggatgctggtctagacaggccttgggcttgatccagcagggcagttcttatgttcttaatttaacaataaacataaTAAGAAGTATCCCTATAAAGAGCAGAGGAAATTGCAATACCACTCCAAGTCTGCGGCTCTGATATACAGAAGGTGGTTTCCAGGACAGAACCGgacttctgtctctctctcacctgGTTTCCTTCGCTCTTTCTGCCCTGATTTAGCAGCAATGACCTCCCACCTCTTGGCCTTCACCTAGACCTTTTCCTTGAGCTGAACAAGAGTGTCCGCTTGTACTTCAAACCTGATTGGTTGGAACACACCTGCTTGACAGGAAATGGCTATTGGAATCCCCACCCtctgttttccttccttcctgttttcttgGTTTCTGTTTTCCATTGTCCTCGGAacagaacataagatcagccctgctg
The Hemicordylus capensis ecotype Gifberg chromosome 14, rHemCap1.1.pri, whole genome shotgun sequence genome window above contains:
- the LOC128337213 gene encoding protein S100-A16-like codes for the protein MAGNLSELEPAIQVLVDTYDQYAGKDLWGKRRSAIRKKDFQKLLRQELNHMLTDTENKEAAARLTRDLDKDSDGKISFEEYWNLLGEIVHGLLECRIANEK